One window of Paenibacillus sp. FSL K6-3182 genomic DNA carries:
- the dapB gene encoding 4-hydroxy-tetrahydrodipicolinate reductase produces MTTQKIRVAVAGASGRMGREVVKMVLEDESLQLVAAVAPSAGPVDAGIFAGKANTGVIVSATLEEALQGAQADVLVDFTIPQMAYGHTKTAIDLGVRPIMGTTGFTPEQIVELDELCLEKGIGGLIAPNFSIGAILMMKFAAEASKYLPHVEIIEYHGDQKLDAPSGTSIKTAELISQVRKEFRQGNPNEEEVIEGARGGYYNGFRIHSVRLPGVFAQQEVVFGGHGQTLKIRHDSYDRAGYMPGVNVAVKKVMTYSGLIYGFEHIMD; encoded by the coding sequence GAAGAATGGGACGCGAAGTTGTAAAAATGGTGCTGGAGGACGAGTCGCTTCAATTGGTGGCGGCCGTCGCTCCATCTGCTGGTCCTGTAGATGCGGGTATATTTGCAGGGAAAGCTAATACTGGAGTTATAGTTAGTGCAACACTTGAGGAAGCACTTCAAGGTGCTCAAGCCGATGTACTCGTTGATTTCACCATTCCTCAGATGGCATATGGCCATACGAAGACGGCAATTGATTTAGGAGTACGTCCTATTATGGGGACAACGGGTTTTACGCCTGAACAGATCGTGGAGCTGGACGAGCTTTGCCTCGAAAAAGGAATCGGCGGTTTAATCGCCCCTAACTTCTCCATCGGAGCGATTCTGATGATGAAGTTCGCTGCAGAAGCATCAAAATATTTGCCTCATGTTGAAATTATAGAATATCATGGAGATCAAAAGCTGGATGCACCTTCGGGCACTTCCATAAAAACAGCGGAGTTGATCTCACAAGTGCGTAAAGAGTTCCGTCAGGGCAACCCGAATGAGGAAGAAGTCATTGAAGGTGCGCGCGGCGGCTATTACAACGGATTCCGTATACATAGCGTTAGGCTTCCTGGTGTATTTGCTCAACAAGAGGTTGTGTTTGGCGGCCATGGACAAACGCTCAAAATTCGTCATGATTCCTATGATCGCGCAGGCTATATGCCTGGTGTAAACGTGGCTGTGAAGAAGGTAATGACATACAGCGGTTTAATTTACGGATTTGAACATATTATGGATTAG